One genomic region from Spirosoma sp. KCTC 42546 encodes:
- a CDS encoding carboxymuconolactone decarboxylase family protein encodes MPHIPLPEQLPGITGLLEYRLDTAAPIRELTQLLLRGESTLSQGERELIAALVSSRNCTNFCEAAHTKAADILLGDDETARAVKYDIETAPVSEKMKALLQIAVLTQQNGRDVSPEAVARAREASATDREIHDTVLIAALFCLYNKYVDGMATVAPTDPAFYQMLGERITGRGYVRPPGGYQTQTH; translated from the coding sequence ATGCCACATATCCCATTACCAGAGCAGTTACCGGGTATTACAGGCCTGCTCGAATATCGGTTAGATACTGCTGCGCCCATTCGTGAACTCACGCAGCTCTTGTTGCGGGGTGAGTCAACGCTGTCGCAGGGCGAACGGGAACTGATTGCTGCCTTGGTATCGTCGCGGAACTGTACCAACTTCTGCGAGGCAGCCCATACGAAAGCGGCAGATATATTATTAGGTGACGATGAAACGGCTCGTGCGGTGAAATACGACATTGAAACGGCACCCGTCAGCGAGAAAATGAAGGCACTCCTCCAGATTGCCGTGCTTACGCAGCAAAATGGCAGAGACGTATCGCCCGAAGCAGTTGCCCGTGCTCGCGAAGCCAGTGCCACTGATCGCGAGATTCACGATACGGTGCTGATTGCTGCCTTGTTCTGCTTATACAATAAGTATGTGGATGGGATGGCAACCGTAGCGCCCACCGATCCGGCATTTTACCAGATGCTGGGCGAGCGAATTACAGGACGAGGGTATGTCCGTCCACCGGGCGGGTATCAAACGCAAACACATTAA
- a CDS encoding TonB-dependent receptor, which yields MKLRQLIALFAMIFLTALTVQAQSRRISGTIRDAETGQPLTGASVLVKGQLTGTVANTNGGFSLTTNQRGPVTLMISMVGHEAQTVVLPDANQAIDVKLRLATNSLQDVVVAASRVEESLLRAPVTVEKMDSRAIRETPSATFYEGLNNLKGVDMVTSGLTYKQINTRGFASTGNSRFLQLIDGVDNQPAGFGFAMGNLFGLSDLDAESAELVAGAASALYGPAAFNGALLMTSKDPFRYQGLSVQAKLGVNHINDSNTGAALYQDYGFRYAKAFNNKLAFKLVASYMKGLDWFATDYTDVDATTSPEKRGPSNPAYNGLNVYGDEINRTITDIGKVSRTGYQEKYLTDYNVYSLKLNGALHYRITPNLEAIYSYNYAKGTTNYTGSNRFSVNGFSLLQHRIELRGSNFFVRGYTNQEDSHDSYNTRSLGQQIDRTWVRDLAGNVVAPNVADQTWFDRYTAAYQGKVQGVTASDQATARSFADQGRLLPGSAEYEQQKARLIGIQGLAGAGILSQTNMYHADAQYNLTSALASAGLSGTELLVGGNFRQYSLFTNGTLFDDKGGRILYSEFGTFAQLSKSLLADKLKLTVSGRYDKNQNFAGYFTPRASAVFSPTDRHHFRCSFQSGFRNPTPSDQFIKLNVGPITILGGAPSNSAGMNVYENSFNSTSIGGFVNGFLADVNKVGPQQAVLNNKNKLVKSNVPYIAPERVQSFEVGYRTLLTSRLSLDANYYYGAYRNFILNTVVIRPNNPVLAADGSINPAAAQDILNSTYQAFQLYTNAPDRVTAQGATLGLTYSTLGGYNLTGNGTWSAFNLQNADPNNIPAFNTPRFKTNVTFGHRNILPNVGFNIAWHWQEAFDWVGSFNDLRPGRIQAYSLLDARVTLKLPAYKTLLKVGASNLTNQYVVQAYGSPAVGGLYYVSLTFDQGMLR from the coding sequence ATGAAACTAAGACAACTCATTGCCCTATTCGCAATGATATTTTTAACCGCTCTGACCGTTCAGGCGCAATCGCGCCGGATATCGGGTACGATACGGGATGCTGAAACAGGGCAGCCGCTCACCGGAGCGAGTGTGCTTGTAAAAGGTCAACTGACGGGTACGGTTGCCAACACCAATGGTGGCTTCTCGTTAACGACGAATCAGCGCGGACCTGTTACACTGATGATTTCGATGGTTGGGCACGAAGCGCAGACGGTTGTCTTACCCGATGCAAATCAGGCTATTGACGTAAAGCTCCGGCTGGCTACCAACTCCTTGCAGGATGTTGTTGTGGCTGCCTCGCGGGTGGAAGAAAGCTTACTGCGCGCTCCGGTAACGGTCGAGAAAATGGATTCCAGAGCCATTCGCGAAACACCATCGGCTACATTTTATGAAGGTCTCAATAACCTGAAAGGGGTTGATATGGTCACAAGTGGATTGACCTATAAACAAATCAATACACGGGGTTTTGCCAGCACGGGCAACAGCCGGTTCCTGCAATTGATTGATGGGGTCGATAACCAACCGGCTGGCTTTGGATTCGCGATGGGCAACTTGTTTGGGCTGAGTGATTTAGATGCAGAAAGTGCCGAGTTAGTAGCGGGAGCCGCTTCAGCATTGTACGGTCCTGCGGCCTTCAACGGGGCTTTGTTAATGACTAGTAAAGACCCATTCCGGTATCAGGGATTGAGTGTTCAGGCCAAGTTGGGCGTTAATCACATCAACGATTCGAACACGGGAGCGGCTCTGTATCAGGACTATGGCTTTCGGTATGCTAAAGCATTCAATAATAAACTGGCGTTCAAACTGGTGGCCTCATATATGAAAGGGCTCGACTGGTTTGCCACCGATTACACGGATGTAGATGCAACCACCTCGCCCGAAAAACGGGGGCCGTCGAATCCGGCCTATAATGGCCTGAATGTCTATGGCGATGAGATTAACCGGACCATTACGGACATTGGTAAAGTGTCTCGGACAGGTTATCAGGAAAAATACCTGACCGATTATAATGTCTATAGCCTGAAACTGAATGGTGCCCTTCATTACCGCATCACACCAAATCTGGAAGCGATCTATTCCTATAACTACGCTAAAGGAACAACCAACTACACGGGCAGTAATCGATTCTCAGTCAACGGGTTTTCTCTTTTGCAGCACCGAATTGAACTGCGTGGGTCGAATTTCTTTGTTCGGGGGTACACCAATCAGGAAGATTCGCATGATTCGTACAATACCCGTTCGCTTGGTCAGCAAATTGACCGGACCTGGGTTCGCGATTTGGCTGGCAACGTAGTAGCGCCTAATGTAGCCGATCAAACCTGGTTCGACCGGTATACGGCTGCTTATCAGGGGAAAGTGCAGGGCGTAACGGCCAGCGACCAGGCTACTGCCCGCTCATTTGCCGATCAGGGACGATTGCTGCCTGGCTCTGCCGAATATGAGCAGCAGAAAGCGCGATTGATTGGTATTCAGGGCTTAGCGGGCGCTGGCATTCTGAGTCAAACCAACATGTACCATGCCGATGCACAGTATAACCTGACATCGGCGTTAGCGTCTGCGGGTCTTTCGGGAACCGAGTTGCTGGTCGGTGGTAATTTCCGGCAGTATAGTCTGTTTACAAACGGAACCTTATTTGATGATAAAGGCGGACGAATCCTGTACAGTGAGTTTGGTACGTTTGCCCAACTTAGCAAATCGTTGCTGGCCGATAAGCTGAAACTAACCGTATCGGGTCGGTATGATAAGAATCAGAACTTTGCAGGCTACTTTACGCCCCGCGCTTCGGCGGTTTTTTCGCCCACAGACCGGCACCATTTTCGGTGCTCGTTCCAATCCGGCTTCCGGAATCCTACCCCCAGCGATCAGTTTATTAAACTCAACGTTGGTCCAATCACGATTCTGGGTGGTGCACCGAGTAATAGTGCTGGTATGAACGTCTACGAAAACTCGTTCAATTCCACCAGCATTGGGGGCTTTGTAAACGGCTTCCTGGCCGATGTGAATAAGGTTGGACCGCAGCAGGCCGTCCTGAACAATAAAAACAAACTGGTGAAATCGAACGTGCCCTACATTGCTCCTGAGCGGGTACAAAGTTTCGAAGTTGGTTATCGTACACTACTCACGAGCCGCCTGTCGCTTGATGCCAATTATTACTATGGGGCGTACCGCAATTTCATCCTGAACACTGTAGTCATTCGGCCAAACAATCCCGTGCTGGCTGCCGATGGAAGCATCAACCCCGCTGCTGCACAGGATATTCTGAATTCGACTTATCAGGCATTTCAATTATATACTAACGCCCCCGACCGCGTTACGGCACAAGGAGCCACACTTGGATTGACCTACAGTACACTTGGCGGCTATAACCTAACAGGTAACGGAACCTGGTCGGCCTTCAATTTGCAAAACGCCGATCCAAACAATATTCCGGCTTTCAATACGCCCCGTTTCAAAACGAACGTAACGTTTGGGCATCGGAACATTCTGCCAAATGTTGGCTTCAACATAGCCTGGCATTGGCAGGAAGCCTTTGATTGGGTTGGGTCGTTCAATGACCTGCGACCAGGCCGCATCCAGGCGTATAGTCTTCTCGATGCTCGGGTGACATTGAAACTGCCTGCTTACAAAACGCTGCTGAAAGTGGGTGCATCGAACCTGACGAATCAGTACGTTGTGCAGGCGTATGGCTCTCCCGCAGTAGGGGGTTTGTATTATGTATCGCTTACGTTTGATCAGGGTATGTTACGGTAA
- a CDS encoding MFS transporter — translation METIQLPVDQEQRVKLPWGSFALCVVAYLFGGTASTLMATYLPVAVPQLLGGKASPAELDQVSAWVSAAFLYGWMIGGFVFGPLADRFGRVRALVLATGLCGGGMLATAFAPNEYVLFLLRALTGAGVGGILLVSTVYISEVWPVRSRPVALGVLATAFPVGIVATGGLASGFSDWQIAFGIGVVPVLVAILIGLFLPESGSWQQGKRQTHQPSLFSAENKANVISGAIIFGSVLIGLWGIFSWIPTWVQSLLPVGQTGQIERGITMMLLGMGGILGGIASGFLVAQLGARQTLLFTFAGCILACGLLFLTNQSFSPVIYGELALVSLFFGISQGSLSSYVPTLFSASIRATATGFCFNIGRLFTATLVLFVGSLTTALGGIGNALVLFSTAFLIAFVAVYLKSERANE, via the coding sequence ATGGAAACAATCCAACTCCCTGTTGATCAGGAACAACGCGTCAAACTGCCCTGGGGTAGTTTTGCACTCTGTGTGGTGGCCTATCTGTTCGGGGGTACGGCTAGCACGCTCATGGCGACGTACTTGCCGGTAGCTGTTCCTCAATTGCTTGGTGGAAAGGCTTCGCCTGCTGAATTGGATCAGGTTAGTGCCTGGGTTAGTGCTGCCTTCCTATATGGATGGATGATTGGTGGCTTCGTATTCGGGCCATTGGCCGATCGCTTCGGCCGAGTTCGGGCCCTGGTTCTGGCTACGGGATTATGCGGGGGGGGCATGTTGGCAACTGCCTTTGCTCCCAACGAGTACGTTTTGTTCCTGCTTCGGGCACTGACGGGTGCAGGCGTGGGAGGCATTCTTTTGGTGTCAACGGTTTACATATCGGAGGTATGGCCCGTTCGGTCGCGACCCGTTGCGTTAGGCGTACTGGCAACGGCATTTCCAGTGGGCATAGTAGCAACTGGCGGTCTGGCGAGTGGTTTCAGCGATTGGCAAATTGCGTTCGGCATTGGCGTGGTACCGGTCTTAGTCGCTATTCTGATTGGTCTGTTCCTCCCTGAGTCGGGCAGTTGGCAGCAGGGGAAAAGGCAAACTCATCAACCCAGTTTGTTCAGTGCTGAAAACAAGGCGAATGTCATTAGTGGCGCCATCATTTTTGGGTCGGTGCTGATTGGCCTTTGGGGTATTTTCTCATGGATACCAACCTGGGTGCAATCATTGCTGCCGGTAGGCCAGACTGGCCAGATTGAACGTGGTATCACCATGATGTTGTTGGGAATGGGGGGCATTTTAGGAGGTATTGCATCGGGCTTTCTGGTGGCCCAGCTTGGGGCTCGTCAAACCTTGTTATTCACCTTTGCAGGTTGTATTCTAGCCTGCGGCTTACTCTTCCTAACGAACCAGTCTTTTTCGCCCGTCATTTATGGCGAACTGGCGCTCGTATCCCTATTTTTTGGGATTAGTCAGGGGTCATTGTCCAGCTATGTGCCTACCTTATTTTCAGCCTCAATTCGGGCTACAGCCACTGGCTTCTGCTTTAATATTGGGCGACTGTTTACGGCCACATTAGTGCTATTTGTTGGTTCGTTGACAACCGCCCTGGGTGGTATTGGCAATGCGTTGGTCTTATTCTCAACTGCTTTTCTGATTGCATTTGTTGCGGTTTATCTAAAGAGCGAACGAGCGAACGAGTGA
- a CDS encoding carboxymuconolactone decarboxylase family protein, with translation MPHITLPDGIPGIRSLVMYRPDTGQHLYELAQTLLRAGSPDSTLTNAERELIAAFVSKQNRTDFCMNSHAAASRYLYADQRALVDQTLLNPDSAPISAKLKALLTIADHVQADARTVSDDLVTAARAEGATDGDIHDTVLIAASFCMYNRYVDGLATLTPTDPAAYEAMGERMGTVGYQLPKAGNAASSSTSL, from the coding sequence ATGCCACATATCACACTTCCTGATGGCATTCCAGGTATTCGGAGTCTCGTCATGTACCGCCCCGATACCGGCCAGCATCTTTACGAACTGGCACAAACTTTGTTGCGTGCCGGTTCGCCCGATAGTACGCTCACCAATGCCGAACGGGAACTGATTGCTGCGTTCGTTTCGAAGCAGAATCGCACTGATTTTTGTATGAACAGTCACGCGGCTGCGTCCCGGTACCTCTATGCCGATCAGCGCGCACTGGTTGATCAGACCTTACTTAATCCAGACTCTGCGCCAATCTCAGCCAAATTGAAAGCCCTGCTCACCATTGCTGATCACGTACAAGCCGACGCGCGTACCGTTTCAGACGATCTGGTAACAGCCGCTCGTGCTGAAGGGGCAACCGATGGGGACATTCACGATACCGTACTAATTGCGGCTTCATTCTGCATGTATAATCGCTATGTAGATGGACTCGCTACGCTGACGCCCACCGATCCGGCGGCTTATGAAGCAATGGGGGAACGGATGGGAACTGTAGGCTATCAATTACCAAAGGCTGGCAATGCCGCCAGTTCTTCTACTTCTTTATGA
- a CDS encoding vanadium-dependent haloperoxidase, which translates to MNFFTHKLTWKTSTISRNYSIRYTLLIAFVWMLAACQPKTDDVAPVLTASTTDASVATQWMDLFLNVERYAPGYRPPVAARTLAYIGLAAYETVVPGSAKYQSVASRFSGLTVPKIETGKSYRWDVALNETYYLMMKGFFPHVVDADKARIEELYKKLTITVGGADELDRSKKFGQAMATAVFDYSKTDAAGDAAYLRNQPADYVPPTGVGKWQPTAPDFGRALLPYWGKVRTFVASETDKVAKAPLDYSTNVKSTLFAQGLEVYSNTTPLSKEQQWIGEFWSDDIYKLTFEPAGRWLAVAQQVVIKEKVALDKAVYTYAKIGIGLSDIGVACWNSKYIYNIERPITYIRRTIDPTWVTRLNNPISVAVGVTPPFPAYPSGHSCFGAVAAEVLTNIYGTAYAMTDRCHEGRTEFNGTPRSFNSFYEMAQENAYSRVVLGVHYRMDCEEGLRMGYAIGRKVNQLTWEK; encoded by the coding sequence ATGAATTTTTTTACACACAAGTTAACATGGAAAACCAGTACAATCAGCCGTAACTACAGTATTCGTTACACCTTACTTATTGCTTTTGTGTGGATGTTGGCGGCTTGTCAGCCTAAAACAGATGATGTTGCGCCGGTCCTGACCGCATCTACCACAGATGCCTCAGTGGCAACTCAATGGATGGATTTGTTCCTGAATGTCGAACGGTATGCGCCAGGGTACAGACCACCTGTAGCCGCCCGGACGCTGGCCTATATTGGGTTAGCTGCCTACGAAACGGTAGTGCCGGGTTCGGCAAAGTACCAGTCGGTAGCGTCTAGATTTTCAGGACTTACCGTGCCAAAGATAGAAACGGGTAAGTCGTATCGTTGGGATGTGGCCCTGAATGAAACCTACTACCTGATGATGAAAGGCTTCTTCCCGCACGTAGTTGATGCCGACAAAGCCAGGATTGAGGAGTTGTATAAAAAATTGACGATTACAGTCGGGGGTGCCGATGAACTGGATCGGTCTAAAAAATTTGGACAGGCTATGGCAACAGCGGTGTTCGACTATTCAAAAACCGACGCTGCTGGTGATGCAGCTTACCTTCGCAACCAACCTGCCGATTACGTACCCCCAACGGGCGTCGGTAAATGGCAGCCAACCGCTCCTGATTTCGGTCGGGCATTATTACCCTACTGGGGCAAAGTCAGGACCTTTGTTGCCAGTGAAACAGACAAAGTGGCCAAGGCTCCTCTTGACTATAGCACCAATGTAAAATCGACCTTGTTTGCACAGGGGCTGGAAGTTTATTCCAACACAACTCCGCTGTCAAAAGAGCAGCAATGGATTGGTGAGTTCTGGAGTGATGATATCTACAAACTAACATTCGAACCCGCTGGTCGTTGGCTGGCTGTTGCTCAACAAGTCGTTATCAAAGAAAAGGTAGCGTTGGATAAGGCTGTTTATACGTATGCGAAAATAGGTATTGGCCTGAGCGATATTGGTGTAGCTTGCTGGAACTCTAAATACATCTACAACATCGAGCGTCCCATCACCTATATTCGGAGAACGATTGATCCTACCTGGGTGACACGATTGAACAATCCAATTAGTGTTGCGGTAGGGGTTACGCCACCGTTTCCAGCTTATCCATCCGGGCATTCCTGTTTCGGAGCTGTAGCGGCTGAAGTCCTAACCAATATTTACGGCACTGCGTACGCTATGACCGACCGCTGCCACGAGGGACGAACCGAGTTTAATGGTACACCCCGAAGCTTCAATAGCTTCTACGAGATGGCCCAGGAGAATGCGTATTCCCGGGTTGTTCTGGGCGTTCATTACCGTATGGATTGTGAAGAAGGATTACGCATGGGATACGCCATCGGACGTAAGGTAAACCAGTTAACCTGGGAGAAATGA
- a CDS encoding carboxymuconolactone decarboxylase family protein, producing MPHIELPAGLPGIRGPMAFSPETARPLNDLVNVLLRTNVSRPESGLSEGERELIATYVSSLNDCFFCQTIHGAVASQHLGDTDWTLVESVKCDYQGAAISPKMKALLTVAGSVQQGGKFVTSEQVEAARAEGATDHDIHDTVLIAAAFCMFNRYVDGLATWAPQDPGLYRYRAQKVAEYGYTHEDHYMPTTPLTT from the coding sequence ATGCCACATATCGAACTACCCGCCGGGTTGCCCGGCATCCGGGGGCCAATGGCGTTCAGCCCTGAAACCGCCCGTCCGCTTAACGATTTGGTCAATGTATTACTACGGACGAACGTAAGCCGACCCGAGTCGGGTTTGTCGGAAGGGGAACGGGAACTCATTGCGACCTATGTGTCATCGCTGAACGATTGCTTTTTCTGTCAGACCATCCACGGAGCCGTAGCCAGCCAGCACCTCGGCGATACTGACTGGACGTTAGTGGAATCGGTGAAGTGTGATTACCAGGGGGCTGCTATCTCTCCCAAAATGAAAGCACTACTGACTGTAGCAGGGAGTGTGCAACAGGGCGGGAAATTTGTTACATCAGAGCAGGTTGAGGCTGCCCGTGCCGAGGGTGCTACGGATCATGATATTCATGACACGGTGCTGATTGCTGCCGCGTTCTGTATGTTCAATCGCTATGTTGATGGGTTGGCGACCTGGGCTCCACAAGATCCAGGTCTGTACCGATACCGCGCCCAGAAAGTAGCCGAATATGGATACACACACGAGGATCATTATATGCCCACTACTCCCTTAACAACCTGA
- a CDS encoding DUF3179 domain-containing (seleno)protein codes for MKRSLLFFLIPILLLIVLEVLSVYFIMPFPGSQLGLTEAETGQAALGRVELAYWLHKNISWLRIVGLLLLAYPAFLIIMKPRRVWHRYVAGGLVLLYGVVLYEVNREMMADQMFKQPIQKRVVPMSENKIPLNKLVVGFEAMGQATAYPLQLIGYHHQVRDTVGGQPIMVTYCTVCRTGRVFSPFIKGEADEFRLVGMDHFNAMFEDKRTGSWWRQATGEAIVGPLKGKSLSELTGRQMTLGEWAAEHPNTRVLQADPAFAEEFENMKKYDRGLSKGKLTRRDSASWKPKSWVIGVEKVGFSKAYDWNKLQTKRILNDVVGNEPLVLTMAPDSVSFGVWSRRVGVQTLNFQYANRQLTDQETKSVWTWRGHCVAGPLLGKRLAAIPKAHQEFWHSWRTFHPDTRRDDAP; via the coding sequence ATGAAGCGCTCCCTGTTGTTCTTTCTGATTCCGATCCTCCTGCTGATTGTTCTTGAGGTACTGAGTGTTTATTTCATTATGCCCTTCCCCGGCAGTCAGCTTGGCCTTACTGAGGCCGAAACGGGGCAGGCCGCACTTGGCCGTGTTGAACTGGCGTATTGGTTGCACAAGAACATCAGCTGGCTTCGAATAGTTGGGTTGCTGCTATTGGCTTACCCTGCCTTTTTGATCATCATGAAGCCCCGTCGAGTATGGCATCGGTATGTCGCAGGTGGGCTCGTATTATTGTATGGCGTAGTGTTGTATGAGGTCAATAGGGAGATGATGGCCGACCAGATGTTTAAGCAACCTATTCAAAAGCGGGTAGTGCCGATGAGTGAGAATAAAATTCCGCTAAACAAACTCGTGGTCGGTTTTGAGGCTATGGGACAAGCTACTGCTTATCCACTGCAATTGATTGGTTATCACCATCAGGTGCGCGATACGGTGGGTGGCCAGCCCATTATGGTTACGTATTGTACCGTTTGCCGAACAGGGCGCGTATTTAGTCCGTTCATAAAAGGGGAGGCTGATGAATTTCGGCTGGTAGGGATGGACCATTTCAATGCCATGTTCGAGGACAAACGTACCGGTTCCTGGTGGCGACAGGCTACGGGTGAGGCTATTGTAGGGCCCTTAAAAGGAAAAAGCCTGAGCGAGCTGACGGGCCGACAGATGACCCTGGGAGAGTGGGCTGCGGAACATCCCAATACGCGTGTATTGCAGGCGGATCCAGCCTTTGCTGAGGAGTTTGAGAATATGAAAAAATACGATCGGGGCTTGTCGAAGGGAAAGCTCACCCGCCGTGACTCCGCTTCATGGAAACCCAAATCGTGGGTTATTGGTGTGGAGAAGGTGGGCTTTTCGAAGGCCTATGACTGGAATAAACTGCAAACGAAGCGTATCTTAAACGATGTTGTAGGGAATGAGCCGCTGGTGTTAACGATGGCTCCGGACAGTGTATCCTTTGGCGTATGGAGCCGACGGGTTGGTGTACAAACGCTCAACTTTCAGTACGCCAATCGCCAACTCACCGACCAGGAAACCAAGTCGGTCTGGACCTGGCGGGGACATTGCGTAGCGGGTCCCTTGCTTGGAAAGCGACTTGCCGCCATCCCCAAAGCGCATCAGGAGTTCTGGCATTCGTGGCGCACATTTCACCCCGATACCAGGCGGGATGATGCTCCATAA
- a CDS encoding phosphatase PAP2 family protein produces MKARSFSILLSALLLWTVGCKEPIIDEGVLPFIVPTSVDADGGTWRTIILKSATDITVPQPVASTSDTYKHEFSDVKNGVLAATPEQNTAVNYWAAGGVIRWNQIARQLVAKYNIAPGYDYLTGQTTSADAGNPYAGPPFAARVYALLSVAQYDALVVAWRAKYQYNRPSLEQQGIVARVPILNVPSYPSEDAAIAEASCQMLAYFFPNEASWLKAKATEHKQSRLWAGGNVPSDLKAGEDLGATLVTKVIDRAKNDRFTAATDPTNSWQTALSKAPYDQKWKSIELPERAPILPLAGKVKTWYDSTAIVGASPATPPATTSAEFQKALSEVRDLANSRTRDQWRIASYWDNGPSTYSLSGLWNFLVEDLIRQEGQNELRTARTYALLNRAMQDATIASWRTMYTYFVPRPSQIDPTIKTATPIPNAPGYVADRAAVSTAAVAVLACLFPDEATRLNAQATEAALSGLYSGTHFRFDADAGTKLGTVIGQLAVTGAKADGAK; encoded by the coding sequence ATGAAAGCGCGTAGTTTTTCGATCCTTTTAAGTGCATTACTGCTGTGGACAGTAGGCTGCAAAGAGCCTATTATCGACGAGGGTGTACTGCCTTTTATTGTCCCTACATCAGTCGATGCCGATGGCGGTACCTGGCGGACCATTATCCTGAAATCGGCCACAGATATAACGGTTCCTCAACCCGTAGCCAGTACATCAGATACCTATAAACACGAGTTTTCTGATGTGAAAAACGGTGTGCTGGCGGCTACGCCCGAACAGAATACGGCCGTTAATTACTGGGCTGCCGGGGGCGTTATCCGCTGGAACCAGATTGCCCGGCAATTGGTGGCAAAATATAACATAGCACCGGGTTACGATTACTTAACCGGGCAGACAACATCAGCCGATGCCGGTAATCCATATGCCGGGCCGCCGTTTGCTGCCCGTGTCTATGCGCTGTTAAGTGTGGCTCAATATGATGCACTGGTGGTGGCCTGGCGGGCTAAGTATCAGTACAACCGGCCATCGCTGGAACAACAGGGTATTGTGGCCCGAGTGCCCATACTCAATGTACCATCCTACCCATCAGAAGATGCGGCCATTGCCGAAGCATCGTGCCAGATGCTGGCCTACTTTTTTCCGAATGAAGCCAGCTGGCTGAAAGCAAAAGCGACTGAACACAAACAAAGTCGATTATGGGCCGGAGGCAACGTACCCAGCGACCTGAAAGCCGGTGAAGACCTGGGGGCTACATTGGTTACTAAAGTGATTGATCGCGCCAAAAACGACCGTTTTACTGCTGCTACTGACCCAACAAACAGTTGGCAAACCGCGCTGTCTAAAGCGCCCTATGACCAGAAATGGAAAAGCATCGAATTGCCAGAGCGAGCGCCTATATTGCCATTGGCGGGTAAGGTAAAAACCTGGTACGACTCCACGGCTATTGTCGGGGCATCGCCCGCCACTCCTCCTGCTACAACATCCGCCGAGTTTCAAAAAGCCCTGAGTGAAGTGCGTGATCTGGCTAATTCCCGCACCCGCGATCAGTGGCGAATTGCCAGTTATTGGGATAATGGCCCCAGTACGTACTCGCTGTCTGGCCTCTGGAATTTTCTGGTTGAAGATCTTATTCGGCAGGAGGGGCAGAATGAACTACGAACAGCCCGGACGTATGCGCTGTTGAATCGAGCGATGCAGGATGCCACAATAGCCAGCTGGCGAACGATGTATACGTATTTTGTGCCGCGCCCGTCGCAAATTGACCCGACTATAAAAACGGCTACGCCTATCCCAAATGCCCCTGGTTACGTAGCTGACCGGGCTGCCGTTTCGACTGCTGCCGTTGCTGTGCTGGCCTGTTTGTTTCCTGATGAGGCTACGCGTTTAAACGCACAGGCAACGGAAGCCGCGCTGTCGGGGCTGTATAGCGGTACCCACTTTCGGTTCGATGCCGACGCAGGAACGAAGCTAGGTACCGTTATAGGGCAATTGGCGGTTACCGGGGCAAAGGCCGACGGGGCAAAATAA